A stretch of Pogona vitticeps strain Pit_001003342236 chromosome 5, PviZW2.1, whole genome shotgun sequence DNA encodes these proteins:
- the CEP78 gene encoding centrosomal protein of 78 kDa isoform X2, which translates to MIDSVKIRRQCSLDFYSHYEHLCAVQGCPPLASVKAKKFQGVLDINADRIKAADWVPLLTAIKQNKTLTSIAIKSFHHQGHGDSGSERQGPYIRRRIPAVRSKDLTSQLCKAIKGCLTVSNALGNLELQGLLLREKDLILLTKGLANTASLQRLSLAHSPIGDGGLEIICQSVKNSASIKSVDFTGCSLTWRGTEHLASILKYQAMRRHGEAWAESLRYRRPDLDCMAGLRRLTLNCNSLIGDRGATVLAECLGEDLWLKALDLQQCGITNEGARSLLDAFETNTTLVVLDIRKNPLVDYALMKKIIEKALMNADGTNVEFKWLPSPSSKDVKNKLKRRTVVLGNGRKGKATIRIGFSSKKSTSPGKTSSLDQDNYAPKPLPPGVHGFLPWRTAERAKHHRTSSGKKAHEFPLQIQAGIPVKVTVESASTSETETDGATEDAVCAADATESSEVINLEQHHQLQMEYEECQLRLKEEQRARVTAEERIKELEMENARLRNLNSSLSEVLHAQSVASTILEDERVLGSIESSFQKFHAFLDLLKDAGLGQLASMAGIDQTDFGLLHAPQMTSTLTKPPLTPREMSFEEERHEHVHNFTHTGSAATPSPVSFQEDFGPYQVANNVPSATAKVQGFQEIGLFQESLQQDMKDKMDSWRMEANASKTSQAASSQRSAQSVELKARDSSTRHPVIVRHSVSDPSISVHSGYSNRFSSLPSENSKVSSKRLPLTANLAAQGDQSMPLAAPPGNDTVGSDSEIQEDIHSVGSL; encoded by the exons ATGATTGACTCGGTCAAAATAAGGAGACAGTGCAGCTTGGATTTTTACTCTCATTATGAGCACCTCTGTGCAGTTCAAGGCTGCCCCCCTCTAGCATCTGTGAAAGCGAAGAAGTTTCAAGGTGTTCTTGATATCAATGCAGATCGCATCAAAGCTGCTGACTGGGTCCCCCTCCTAACTGCTATCAAGCAAAACAAGACTTTGACGTCTATTGCCATAAAGAGCTTTCACCATCAAGGGCATGGAGATTCAG GCAGTGAAAGGCAAGGTCCATATATAAGAAGGAGAATTCCAGCAGTTCGATCCAAAGACTTAACCAGCCAGCTATGTAAAGCTATCAAAGGTTGCCTGACAGTATCAAATGCTTTGGGAAACCTGGAGCTACAGGGATTGCTgttgagagagaaagacttaatatTATTGACAAAA ggGTTGGCTAACACAGCATCATTACAGCGACTATCTCTTGCACACTCACCAATTGGTGATGGAGGTTTGGAAA taaTTTGTCAGAGTGTGAAGAATTCTGCTTCCATCAAATCTGTAGATTTTACAGGGTGCAGTTTGACCTGGCGGGGAACAGAACACTTGGCCAGCATCTTAAAG TACCAAGCAATGAGGAGACACGGAGAAGCTTGGGCGGAGAGTCTTCGCTACAGGAGACCGGACTTGGACTGCATGGCTGGCTTGAGGCGCCTTACTCTCAACTGCAACAGCCTTATTGGTGACCGTGGGGCTACTGTTTTAGCTGAATGCCTTGGAGAAGACCTGTGGCTGAAAG CCCTTGATCTGCAGCAATGTGGAATTACCAACGAGGGGGCAAGATCACTCTTGGATGCCTTTGAGACTAACACAACGCTCGTGGTTCTGGACATCAGAAAAAACCCCTTAGTAg ATTATGCCTtaatgaagaaaataatagaaaaggctCTTATGAATGCAGATGGAACAAACGTGGAG TTCAAGTGGCTGCCATCTCCTTCCTCAAAAGatgttaaaaacaaactgaaaagaagAACAGTGGTTTtgggaaatggcaggaaaggaaaagctaCTATTCGTATTG GgttttcttcaaaaaaatctACAAGTCCTGGTAAGACATCCTCGTTGGACCAAGATAACTATGCTCCAAAGCCATTGCCCCCAGGAGTGCATGGCTTTCTGCCATGGCGTACTGCTGAACGTGCAAAGCACCACAG GACTTCGTCAGGGAAGAAGGCACATGAATTTCCATTGCAAATCCAG GCCGGTATCCCTGTAAAAGTCACTGTGGAAAGTGCTTCTACATCTGAAACGGAGACTGATGGTGCCACAGAAGATGCCGTATGTGCAGCTGATGCCACAGAGTCTTCAGAAGTAATTAACTTAGAACAACACCATCAGTTACAG ATGGAGTATGAAGAATGTCAGTTAAGATTAAAAGAAGAACAAAGAGCGAGAGTAACTGCTGAAGAAAGGATAAAGGAG CTGGAAATGGAAAACGCCAGATTACGGAATCTAAACTCATCCCTGTCGGAGGTTCTCCATGCACAATCGGTAGCCAGCACAATTCTGGAAGATGAAAGAGTTCTGGGCAGCATTGAAAGCTCTTTCCAAAAGTTTCATGCTTTTTTAGATCTCCTGAAAGATGCTGG GCTTGGACAGCTTGCATCCATGGCTGGTATAGACCAAACAGACTTCGGCTTGTTACACGCTCCCCAAATGACTTCTACTCTAACTAAGCCTCCACTCACCCCAAGGGAAATGTCATTTGAGGAAGAAAGGCATGAACACGTGCACAATTTCACA CATACTGGCTCGGCTGCCACCCCCAGCCCTGTCTCCTTCCAGGAGGACTTTGGTCCATATCAAGTGGCAAACAATGTCCCTTCTGCTACAGCAAAAGTGCAAGGATTTCAGGAGATTGGTCTGTTCCAGGAAAGCTTACAGCAAGACATGAAAGATAAAATGGACAGCTGGAGAATGGAAGCAAATGCGTCGAAAACAAGCCAGGCGGCATCTTCTCAGAGGAGTGCCCAGTCGGTGGAGTTAAAAGCAAGAGATTCCTCTACCAGGCACCCAGTTATTGTTCGGCATTCAGTGTCGGATCCCAGTATAAGTGTACATAGTGGGTACAGTAACAGGTTCAGTTCCCTTCCAAGTGAGAACAGCAAGGTTTCTTCAAAAAGACTGCCCTTAACTGCAAACCTTGCTGCTCAAGGAGATCAAAGTATGCCTCTGGCTGCCCCTCCTGGAAATGACACAGTCGGGTCTGATTCTGAAATACAAGAAGACATTCATTCTGTGGGAAGTCTTTGA
- the CEP78 gene encoding centrosomal protein of 78 kDa isoform X1, whose protein sequence is MIDSVKIRRQCSLDFYSHYEHLCAVQGCPPLASVKAKKFQGVLDINADRIKAADWVPLLTAIKQNKTLTSIAIKSFHHQGHGDSGSERQGPYIRRRIPAVRSKDLTSQLCKAIKGCLTVSNALGNLELQGLLLREKDLILLTKGLANTASLQRLSLAHSPIGDGGLEIICQSVKNSASIKSVDFTGCSLTWRGTEHLASILKYQAMRRHGEAWAESLRYRRPDLDCMAGLRRLTLNCNSLIGDRGATVLAECLGEDLWLKALDLQQCGITNEGARSLLDAFETNTTLVVLDIRKNPLVDYALMKKIIEKALMNADGTNVEFKWLPSPSSKDVKNKLKRRTVVLGNGRKGKATIRIVIWRHRGFSSKKSTSPGKTSSLDQDNYAPKPLPPGVHGFLPWRTAERAKHHRTSSGKKAHEFPLQIQAGIPVKVTVESASTSETETDGATEDAVCAADATESSEVINLEQHHQLQMEYEECQLRLKEEQRARVTAEERIKELEMENARLRNLNSSLSEVLHAQSVASTILEDERVLGSIESSFQKFHAFLDLLKDAGLGQLASMAGIDQTDFGLLHAPQMTSTLTKPPLTPREMSFEEERHEHVHNFTHTGSAATPSPVSFQEDFGPYQVANNVPSATAKVQGFQEIGLFQESLQQDMKDKMDSWRMEANASKTSQAASSQRSAQSVELKARDSSTRHPVIVRHSVSDPSISVHSGYSNRFSSLPSENSKVSSKRLPLTANLAAQGDQSMPLAAPPGNDTVGSDSEIQEDIHSVGSL, encoded by the exons ATGATTGACTCGGTCAAAATAAGGAGACAGTGCAGCTTGGATTTTTACTCTCATTATGAGCACCTCTGTGCAGTTCAAGGCTGCCCCCCTCTAGCATCTGTGAAAGCGAAGAAGTTTCAAGGTGTTCTTGATATCAATGCAGATCGCATCAAAGCTGCTGACTGGGTCCCCCTCCTAACTGCTATCAAGCAAAACAAGACTTTGACGTCTATTGCCATAAAGAGCTTTCACCATCAAGGGCATGGAGATTCAG GCAGTGAAAGGCAAGGTCCATATATAAGAAGGAGAATTCCAGCAGTTCGATCCAAAGACTTAACCAGCCAGCTATGTAAAGCTATCAAAGGTTGCCTGACAGTATCAAATGCTTTGGGAAACCTGGAGCTACAGGGATTGCTgttgagagagaaagacttaatatTATTGACAAAA ggGTTGGCTAACACAGCATCATTACAGCGACTATCTCTTGCACACTCACCAATTGGTGATGGAGGTTTGGAAA taaTTTGTCAGAGTGTGAAGAATTCTGCTTCCATCAAATCTGTAGATTTTACAGGGTGCAGTTTGACCTGGCGGGGAACAGAACACTTGGCCAGCATCTTAAAG TACCAAGCAATGAGGAGACACGGAGAAGCTTGGGCGGAGAGTCTTCGCTACAGGAGACCGGACTTGGACTGCATGGCTGGCTTGAGGCGCCTTACTCTCAACTGCAACAGCCTTATTGGTGACCGTGGGGCTACTGTTTTAGCTGAATGCCTTGGAGAAGACCTGTGGCTGAAAG CCCTTGATCTGCAGCAATGTGGAATTACCAACGAGGGGGCAAGATCACTCTTGGATGCCTTTGAGACTAACACAACGCTCGTGGTTCTGGACATCAGAAAAAACCCCTTAGTAg ATTATGCCTtaatgaagaaaataatagaaaaggctCTTATGAATGCAGATGGAACAAACGTGGAG TTCAAGTGGCTGCCATCTCCTTCCTCAAAAGatgttaaaaacaaactgaaaagaagAACAGTGGTTTtgggaaatggcaggaaaggaaaagctaCTATTCGTATTG tAATTTGGAGGCACAGAG GgttttcttcaaaaaaatctACAAGTCCTGGTAAGACATCCTCGTTGGACCAAGATAACTATGCTCCAAAGCCATTGCCCCCAGGAGTGCATGGCTTTCTGCCATGGCGTACTGCTGAACGTGCAAAGCACCACAG GACTTCGTCAGGGAAGAAGGCACATGAATTTCCATTGCAAATCCAG GCCGGTATCCCTGTAAAAGTCACTGTGGAAAGTGCTTCTACATCTGAAACGGAGACTGATGGTGCCACAGAAGATGCCGTATGTGCAGCTGATGCCACAGAGTCTTCAGAAGTAATTAACTTAGAACAACACCATCAGTTACAG ATGGAGTATGAAGAATGTCAGTTAAGATTAAAAGAAGAACAAAGAGCGAGAGTAACTGCTGAAGAAAGGATAAAGGAG CTGGAAATGGAAAACGCCAGATTACGGAATCTAAACTCATCCCTGTCGGAGGTTCTCCATGCACAATCGGTAGCCAGCACAATTCTGGAAGATGAAAGAGTTCTGGGCAGCATTGAAAGCTCTTTCCAAAAGTTTCATGCTTTTTTAGATCTCCTGAAAGATGCTGG GCTTGGACAGCTTGCATCCATGGCTGGTATAGACCAAACAGACTTCGGCTTGTTACACGCTCCCCAAATGACTTCTACTCTAACTAAGCCTCCACTCACCCCAAGGGAAATGTCATTTGAGGAAGAAAGGCATGAACACGTGCACAATTTCACA CATACTGGCTCGGCTGCCACCCCCAGCCCTGTCTCCTTCCAGGAGGACTTTGGTCCATATCAAGTGGCAAACAATGTCCCTTCTGCTACAGCAAAAGTGCAAGGATTTCAGGAGATTGGTCTGTTCCAGGAAAGCTTACAGCAAGACATGAAAGATAAAATGGACAGCTGGAGAATGGAAGCAAATGCGTCGAAAACAAGCCAGGCGGCATCTTCTCAGAGGAGTGCCCAGTCGGTGGAGTTAAAAGCAAGAGATTCCTCTACCAGGCACCCAGTTATTGTTCGGCATTCAGTGTCGGATCCCAGTATAAGTGTACATAGTGGGTACAGTAACAGGTTCAGTTCCCTTCCAAGTGAGAACAGCAAGGTTTCTTCAAAAAGACTGCCCTTAACTGCAAACCTTGCTGCTCAAGGAGATCAAAGTATGCCTCTGGCTGCCCCTCCTGGAAATGACACAGTCGGGTCTGATTCTGAAATACAAGAAGACATTCATTCTGTGGGAAGTCTTTGA
- the CEP78 gene encoding centrosomal protein of 78 kDa isoform X3: MEIQGLANTASLQRLSLAHSPIGDGGLEIICQSVKNSASIKSVDFTGCSLTWRGTEHLASILKYQAMRRHGEAWAESLRYRRPDLDCMAGLRRLTLNCNSLIGDRGATVLAECLGEDLWLKALDLQQCGITNEGARSLLDAFETNTTLVVLDIRKNPLVDYALMKKIIEKALMNADGTNVEFKWLPSPSSKDVKNKLKRRTVVLGNGRKGKATIRIVIWRHRGFSSKKSTSPGKTSSLDQDNYAPKPLPPGVHGFLPWRTAERAKHHRTSSGKKAHEFPLQIQAGIPVKVTVESASTSETETDGATEDAVCAADATESSEVINLEQHHQLQMEYEECQLRLKEEQRARVTAEERIKELEMENARLRNLNSSLSEVLHAQSVASTILEDERVLGSIESSFQKFHAFLDLLKDAGLGQLASMAGIDQTDFGLLHAPQMTSTLTKPPLTPREMSFEEERHEHVHNFTHTGSAATPSPVSFQEDFGPYQVANNVPSATAKVQGFQEIGLFQESLQQDMKDKMDSWRMEANASKTSQAASSQRSAQSVELKARDSSTRHPVIVRHSVSDPSISVHSGYSNRFSSLPSENSKVSSKRLPLTANLAAQGDQSMPLAAPPGNDTVGSDSEIQEDIHSVGSL; encoded by the exons ATGGAGATTCAG ggGTTGGCTAACACAGCATCATTACAGCGACTATCTCTTGCACACTCACCAATTGGTGATGGAGGTTTGGAAA taaTTTGTCAGAGTGTGAAGAATTCTGCTTCCATCAAATCTGTAGATTTTACAGGGTGCAGTTTGACCTGGCGGGGAACAGAACACTTGGCCAGCATCTTAAAG TACCAAGCAATGAGGAGACACGGAGAAGCTTGGGCGGAGAGTCTTCGCTACAGGAGACCGGACTTGGACTGCATGGCTGGCTTGAGGCGCCTTACTCTCAACTGCAACAGCCTTATTGGTGACCGTGGGGCTACTGTTTTAGCTGAATGCCTTGGAGAAGACCTGTGGCTGAAAG CCCTTGATCTGCAGCAATGTGGAATTACCAACGAGGGGGCAAGATCACTCTTGGATGCCTTTGAGACTAACACAACGCTCGTGGTTCTGGACATCAGAAAAAACCCCTTAGTAg ATTATGCCTtaatgaagaaaataatagaaaaggctCTTATGAATGCAGATGGAACAAACGTGGAG TTCAAGTGGCTGCCATCTCCTTCCTCAAAAGatgttaaaaacaaactgaaaagaagAACAGTGGTTTtgggaaatggcaggaaaggaaaagctaCTATTCGTATTG tAATTTGGAGGCACAGAG GgttttcttcaaaaaaatctACAAGTCCTGGTAAGACATCCTCGTTGGACCAAGATAACTATGCTCCAAAGCCATTGCCCCCAGGAGTGCATGGCTTTCTGCCATGGCGTACTGCTGAACGTGCAAAGCACCACAG GACTTCGTCAGGGAAGAAGGCACATGAATTTCCATTGCAAATCCAG GCCGGTATCCCTGTAAAAGTCACTGTGGAAAGTGCTTCTACATCTGAAACGGAGACTGATGGTGCCACAGAAGATGCCGTATGTGCAGCTGATGCCACAGAGTCTTCAGAAGTAATTAACTTAGAACAACACCATCAGTTACAG ATGGAGTATGAAGAATGTCAGTTAAGATTAAAAGAAGAACAAAGAGCGAGAGTAACTGCTGAAGAAAGGATAAAGGAG CTGGAAATGGAAAACGCCAGATTACGGAATCTAAACTCATCCCTGTCGGAGGTTCTCCATGCACAATCGGTAGCCAGCACAATTCTGGAAGATGAAAGAGTTCTGGGCAGCATTGAAAGCTCTTTCCAAAAGTTTCATGCTTTTTTAGATCTCCTGAAAGATGCTGG GCTTGGACAGCTTGCATCCATGGCTGGTATAGACCAAACAGACTTCGGCTTGTTACACGCTCCCCAAATGACTTCTACTCTAACTAAGCCTCCACTCACCCCAAGGGAAATGTCATTTGAGGAAGAAAGGCATGAACACGTGCACAATTTCACA CATACTGGCTCGGCTGCCACCCCCAGCCCTGTCTCCTTCCAGGAGGACTTTGGTCCATATCAAGTGGCAAACAATGTCCCTTCTGCTACAGCAAAAGTGCAAGGATTTCAGGAGATTGGTCTGTTCCAGGAAAGCTTACAGCAAGACATGAAAGATAAAATGGACAGCTGGAGAATGGAAGCAAATGCGTCGAAAACAAGCCAGGCGGCATCTTCTCAGAGGAGTGCCCAGTCGGTGGAGTTAAAAGCAAGAGATTCCTCTACCAGGCACCCAGTTATTGTTCGGCATTCAGTGTCGGATCCCAGTATAAGTGTACATAGTGGGTACAGTAACAGGTTCAGTTCCCTTCCAAGTGAGAACAGCAAGGTTTCTTCAAAAAGACTGCCCTTAACTGCAAACCTTGCTGCTCAAGGAGATCAAAGTATGCCTCTGGCTGCCCCTCCTGGAAATGACACAGTCGGGTCTGATTCTGAAATACAAGAAGACATTCATTCTGTGGGAAGTCTTTGA